In Kushneria marisflavi, the following are encoded in one genomic region:
- a CDS encoding LysR substrate-binding domain-containing protein, producing the protein MLDLNDIHYFVRVIEHESFSEAARALGIPRSRLSRRIAALERRLGVQLIYRSTRRLSLSELGTVFHRHCVAMMDQAVAAEEAIDQALAAPRGLIRLSCPMGILHFRMATVLSDFMTCYPQVRVELLATDRRVDIVDEGIDVALRVRSLPLEDSDLNMRFIARSERRLLMAPALLERYGKVDLPEQLDHFPALGGRGNDGRCVWHLYGPAEAYSEVEYMPRLCTDDLVTLRHAALAGLGVAQLPVLVAGEDLRHGRLIEVLPGWKPADASLHAVFSARRGRLPALQALLDFLVERLGGHVLELDMAP; encoded by the coding sequence ATGCTTGATCTGAACGATATTCATTATTTTGTTCGCGTCATCGAACATGAAAGCTTCAGTGAGGCCGCCCGTGCACTGGGGATTCCCCGGTCGCGCCTGAGTCGACGCATTGCAGCACTGGAGCGCCGTCTGGGCGTCCAGTTGATCTACCGCAGTACACGTCGTCTGTCGCTGAGTGAACTGGGGACAGTCTTTCATCGTCACTGCGTGGCGATGATGGATCAGGCTGTGGCTGCTGAGGAGGCGATCGATCAGGCGTTGGCCGCGCCGCGGGGGTTGATTCGGCTGAGCTGTCCCATGGGTATTTTGCATTTCAGGATGGCGACAGTGCTGTCGGACTTCATGACGTGCTATCCCCAGGTCAGGGTCGAGCTGCTGGCCACTGATCGGCGGGTAGATATCGTTGATGAAGGCATCGATGTTGCGCTGCGTGTCAGGTCACTGCCGCTGGAAGACAGTGATCTGAACATGCGCTTTATCGCGCGAAGTGAGCGTCGGCTTCTGATGGCGCCTGCACTACTTGAGCGCTACGGGAAAGTCGATCTTCCCGAACAGCTCGATCATTTTCCCGCATTGGGCGGACGCGGTAATGACGGGCGGTGTGTCTGGCATCTGTACGGCCCGGCGGAGGCATACTCCGAAGTCGAATATATGCCGAGGCTATGTACCGATGATCTGGTCACCCTGCGTCATGCCGCTCTGGCCGGTCTGGGAGTTGCACAACTACCTGTATTGGTTGCCGGAGAAGACCTGCGTCACGGTAGACTGATAGAAGTACTGCCTGGCTGGAAGCCGGCAGATGCTTCGCTGCATGCGGTGTTTTCTGCTCGTCGCGGACGACTGCCGGCGCTTCAGGCCTTGCTGGATTTTCTTGTCGAGCGATTGGGCGGACATGTGCTTGAGCTTGATATGGCGCCCTGA
- a CDS encoding DoxX family protein, with the protein MGHRYPPAFENVSVLLARVLLTLLFILVGWGKLMDPQGTIETMQRLGAPVPTVSAIIAIIMEVPVALAILLGYMTRPLALLLALYTLGTAFIGHAYWLMPDAQQYGNMLHFYKNLGIAGGLLLLAKTGPGGYALDHWQDKRKTAT; encoded by the coding sequence ATGGGACACCGTTATCCCCCGGCATTTGAAAATGTTTCCGTACTGCTCGCAAGGGTGCTACTGACGCTGCTTTTTATATTGGTGGGCTGGGGCAAGCTCATGGACCCGCAGGGAACCATTGAGACCATGCAGCGCCTGGGCGCGCCTGTGCCCACCGTTTCAGCAATAATTGCCATCATCATGGAAGTGCCCGTCGCGCTGGCCATTTTGCTGGGTTACATGACTCGACCGCTGGCCCTGTTGCTGGCCCTTTATACGCTGGGGACGGCTTTTATCGGGCATGCCTACTGGCTGATGCCGGACGCACAGCAATACGGCAACATGCTCCATTTCTATAAAAACCTGGGCATCGCCGGTGGACTGCTGCTGCTTGCCAAAACAGGACCCGGCGGTTACGCCCTGGACCATTGGCAAGACAAAAGGAAAACCGCTACCTGA
- the thiC gene encoding phosphomethylpyrimidine synthase ThiC, producing MTDTTAAHDARSPRRDRKSPTFLADTAKVNGAAIAPLPASRKVFIEGSRPDIRVPMREISLSPTTTRDGIEENPPLLVYDTSGPYTDPDADIDIRRGLADLRRTWIDERGDTEWLDGPTSEYGRRRAEDPRLSTLRFALTRTPRRAKAGQNVTQLHYARQGIVTPEMEFIALRENQRRQQMGTAEVERILGHQHKGESFGARLPGEITAEFVREEVARGRAIIPNNINHPESEPMIIGRNFLVKINGNLGNSAVTSSIEEEVDKMTWGIRWGADTIMDLSTGQNIHETREWIIRNSPVPIGTVPLYQALEKVNGVAENLTWEIFRDTLIEQAEQGVDYFTIHAGVRLHHVPMTAERTTGIVSRGGSIMAKWCLAHHEESFLYTHFEEICEIMKAYDVAFSLGDGLRPGSIADANDAAQFAELETLGELTQIAWRHDVQVMIEGPGHVPMHLIKENMDKQLECCDEAPFYTLGPLTTDIAPGYDHITSGIGAAMIGWYGCAMLCYVTPKEHLGLPNRDDVKTGIITYKIAAHAADLAKGHPASQRRDNALSKARFEFRWEDQFNLGLDPDTAREYHDETLPKDSAKVAHFCSMCGPKFCSMKISQEVRDRFHHGAQDSGSEGDEAARQRGMAEQAAKFRNSGGELYKEI from the coding sequence ATGACCGATACCACCGCCGCTCACGACGCACGCTCCCCGCGCCGCGATCGGAAATCTCCGACCTTTCTGGCCGATACCGCCAAAGTGAACGGTGCCGCCATTGCCCCGCTGCCCGCCTCGCGAAAGGTCTTCATTGAAGGCTCGCGACCGGACATTCGAGTACCGATGCGCGAAATCAGCCTCTCGCCGACCACCACCCGTGATGGCATCGAAGAGAACCCGCCGCTGCTGGTCTATGACACTTCCGGCCCCTATACCGACCCGGACGCCGACATCGACATCCGTCGCGGGCTTGCAGACCTGCGCCGCACCTGGATCGATGAGCGGGGTGACACCGAGTGGCTGGATGGCCCTACCAGTGAGTATGGCCGCCGTCGCGCTGAGGACCCGCGCCTGTCGACCCTGCGCTTTGCCCTGACGCGCACGCCGCGACGTGCGAAGGCAGGCCAAAACGTGACCCAGCTGCACTACGCCCGCCAGGGCATCGTGACGCCCGAGATGGAATTTATCGCCCTGCGCGAGAACCAGCGCCGCCAGCAGATGGGTACTGCAGAGGTCGAGCGCATTCTGGGGCACCAGCACAAGGGGGAGAGCTTCGGCGCCCGCTTGCCGGGGGAGATCACGGCAGAATTCGTGCGTGAGGAAGTGGCCCGCGGGCGGGCGATCATCCCCAACAACATCAATCACCCGGAAAGCGAGCCGATGATCATCGGGCGCAACTTCCTGGTGAAGATCAACGGCAATCTGGGCAATTCGGCGGTGACTTCCTCGATCGAGGAAGAGGTCGACAAGATGACCTGGGGCATCCGCTGGGGCGCCGATACCATCATGGACCTCTCGACGGGCCAGAACATTCACGAGACCCGCGAGTGGATCATCCGCAACTCGCCGGTGCCGATCGGCACGGTGCCGCTGTATCAGGCGCTCGAGAAGGTCAATGGCGTGGCCGAAAACCTCACCTGGGAGATCTTTCGCGACACGCTCATCGAGCAGGCCGAACAGGGGGTGGATTATTTCACCATCCACGCCGGCGTCAGGCTGCACCATGTGCCGATGACCGCCGAACGCACTACCGGCATTGTCTCGCGCGGCGGCTCGATCATGGCCAAGTGGTGTCTGGCCCATCACGAGGAGAGCTTTCTCTACACGCACTTCGAGGAAATCTGCGAGATCATGAAGGCCTATGATGTCGCCTTCTCGCTGGGGGACGGCCTGCGCCCTGGCTCAATCGCCGATGCCAACGACGCCGCCCAGTTCGCCGAGCTTGAAACCCTGGGCGAGCTGACACAGATCGCCTGGCGTCACGACGTGCAGGTGATGATCGAGGGGCCGGGGCACGTGCCGATGCACCTGATCAAGGAGAACATGGACAAGCAGCTTGAGTGCTGTGACGAGGCGCCCTTCTATACCCTGGGGCCGCTGACCACCGACATCGCCCCGGGCTATGACCACATCACCTCCGGCATTGGTGCGGCGATGATCGGCTGGTACGGCTGCGCCATGCTCTGCTATGTCACTCCCAAGGAACACCTGGGCCTGCCCAACCGCGATGATGTCAAGACCGGCATCATCACCTACAAGATCGCCGCCCACGCGGCGGATCTCGCCAAGGGCCACCCTGCCTCCCAGCGACGCGACAACGCACTCTCAAAGGCACGCTTCGAGTTTCGCTGGGAAGACCAGTTCAATCTGGGGCTTGATCCGGACACCGCACGCGAATATCACGACGAAACCCTGCCGAAGGACTCGGCCAAGGTGGCGCACTTTTGTTCCATGTGCGGCCCGAAGTTCTGCTCGATGAAGATTAGCCAGGAAGTGCGCGACCGTTTTCATCACGGGGCACAGGACAGCGGCTCTGAGGGTGATGAAGCGGCCAGGCAGCGCGGCATGGCCGAGCAGGCGGCGAAGTTTCGCAACAGTGGCGGCGAACTCTACAAGGAAATTTAA
- a CDS encoding serine protease family protein, whose protein sequence is MAAASNSVVHLTMRYQKTELSIGSGVIYKHGSDYFIVTAWHNLAGRHSETLKPLSKKLAIPDNVVVNLAVSVATFGVVTRHSITIPLVDEDKSLFYIHPENYPRVDVAAIPFDPGATFLSEVYLSTGECRDMNFSPVMKVHGGETTEICPIQSYLVPNSEVIEKWFNSVDVTEELFIPGYPHNVQDFYSQPVWKRATIASSVQQGWNREPKFLIDSASKSGMSGSPVLYYNPNGRVQIRGSTYQLNQEAVILAGIYVGRIGVQGEMDPQIGTVWKKSVIDEIIEAEHFEKLPYEIELSHDEMVDNMQGILATCSFQGLQNIKNPELPSRYYVRRSLMEKICGRASSENALAAVLDAAEKYDGELIPDENA, encoded by the coding sequence TTGGCAGCAGCTAGTAATTCTGTCGTTCATTTGACGATGAGATATCAAAAGACTGAGCTTTCAATCGGCTCAGGAGTTATCTATAAGCACGGATCAGACTACTTTATTGTTACAGCTTGGCATAATCTGGCCGGTCGACATTCTGAAACATTAAAGCCATTATCAAAGAAGTTGGCAATACCTGATAATGTAGTGGTTAATCTTGCCGTTAGTGTGGCTACTTTTGGTGTGGTGACTCGCCACTCAATTACAATACCCTTGGTTGATGAAGATAAATCACTTTTTTATATTCATCCTGAAAATTATCCTAGAGTGGATGTGGCGGCTATACCCTTTGATCCTGGTGCAACTTTTTTGTCTGAAGTATACCTTTCAACAGGTGAATGTAGAGACATGAATTTCTCCCCTGTCATGAAAGTACATGGCGGTGAAACTACTGAAATATGCCCTATACAAAGCTATCTTGTTCCAAATTCTGAAGTGATTGAGAAATGGTTTAATAGCGTTGATGTGACTGAGGAATTATTTATTCCAGGGTATCCGCACAATGTGCAGGACTTTTATTCACAGCCTGTATGGAAGCGGGCCACAATTGCTTCATCTGTACAGCAGGGTTGGAACAGGGAACCAAAATTTCTCATCGATAGCGCGTCAAAAAGCGGGATGTCAGGTTCTCCCGTGCTGTACTACAACCCTAACGGGAGGGTTCAAATTCGCGGCTCTACATATCAACTCAACCAAGAAGCTGTGATTCTCGCAGGTATCTATGTGGGACGTATAGGTGTTCAGGGAGAGATGGACCCTCAAATTGGGACTGTATGGAAAAAATCAGTAATAGACGAGATTATAGAAGCAGAGCACTTCGAAAAGCTCCCGTATGAAATAGAGTTGTCGCACGATGAGATGGTCGATAATATGCAAGGTATATTGGCAACGTGCTCTTTTCAGGGCCTTCAGAATATTAAAAATCCAGAATTGCCATCTAGGTATTATGTTCGAAGATCGTTGATGGAAAAAATATGTGGAAGAGCTAGCTCAGAAAATGCTCTTGCTGCAGTGCTTGATGCAGCAGAAAAATATGATGGTGAGTTGATCCCAGATGAAAATGCCTAA